Genomic segment of Odontesthes bonariensis isolate fOdoBon6 chromosome 10, fOdoBon6.hap1, whole genome shotgun sequence:
GTACAAGTCTGTAGAACTGTCCTCTTTGAAATGTCCCTTTAATATGCCTTTCAGCTGGGGAAGGGTAAGGCCACTCTTTATCTCAAGCATATCACGAATACTCAAACCTGGACTGATTGACTTGATCACGGCCTCCATGACCTCAGCCTCACTGTGTCCTTTACTCAGGCCTCTGTCGATCTGATGCATCAGGTTCGTGTATGACAGTCTGTCCTTCTGCCCCTTTTCCCCAATCTGACCACAAATCTTGAATTCTCTCCTTATTGTCACTTCAGGGAGTCTGTTCACAGCAGTAGGCAACACGTTTTGAGGAGCTGAAGCTTTACTTGCTGATGCACTGCTCACTTTTTCACTCAGCCTCCTAACTTCATCCTGCAGAGCTTGACTGTTGATCTGAAGCTGTCTGTATTTTTCTGCTAAGCTCATTTCTTCCTCTGTTTCCTGGCTGATCTGTGttgtctctgttgtattctctGTATTTTCTTCACATTCTGTGTTTCCAGGATTTCCAATCAATTGTTCAACAAGTTTCAGCATCCTCTTTAGAAAACCCGTTGAAACATCCTTCTCTTCGTCATTAATTACATCGTCAATGTATTTTGTTATTTGTCGGATTAACGCTCGCCTGCTTGTGACATCTCCACTCGGGATTTTAACTTCCACACACACCTCTTTGAGCTGATCAAGTTGCAAAAGCCACAATCTCTGTGATACCGTTTCTGCAAACTCTTCCAGATCCATCGTGTGTGTTGCAGCCCCGACACTGCGCGCTCCCGTCGTCATCAATTTAGGCAATTCCGTCCTCGTTTGTCACACTGAGCACGACGTTAATCATCCCAGCGGTGCCTCCAATATTTGTTGCACACTTGGACACCAAAAAAAGGGATGCCAGGCGTGCATAAGttcaaaattaaacttttacttgGGTTCGTTCTTCACGTACACACAAGCACATTAGCATACTGCTCactgtttacatttttcactcGACACGCACGGTCTTCCTGTCTCTTCTCCTGGACCCCTGTGCTGTCCACAGTGCCTGTACAAATGTCATTTATAGACACCCCAAATGTACCTGACCAAATCTAGCTGCTAAtgtgaattaaataaaatattacaaaaataaactcaggaacaaatgaattaaattcagttaaTAAAGTAGaacattaaatgcattatattGGGGGGTGTACTCTCTTCAATGTCTCAACATGACCAACATTATTATGGGTCCCACATTAAGTTATCAAAATAAATGGTACATATACATCTCGTCACCAACCTGAGCTGAgggaaaaatatatttacaaataaatCAGTCACTTGAAATATTGATCTACTTTACTTAAATTGAAGTTCAAAAATTGAAATAGTTTTACTTAACTGCAGACGCTGAAAACATTCACTCTTAAATGTTCCACTTTTTTACATTATTGCAGCATGAAAATGTCATATTTTTGCAGAAATGATTAAAGGGTTTTAACAACTTTAAAGCAGCACTGAATGTCTGAATATCAGAATCCTGTCACTTAAAAAAACTGATGACGACAAAAATGCTGAGTATGTGGTGTCTGAAATGGTAAAGGTGAACATGTAAGAAATTAGATTTTCACTTGAAAGTTGTGACTATTCACCTTCTCATATAAATATACTGATGAAAGTGTGTATCCTGCAGCATGAGGATGCCTCTATACGCATGTTTGATCACCTGGTGAAAGAAAATGGTTTGAAGTCAGAGATGGAAAACGACCTGGTCTTCATCAAGGAGCTGATTCTAGGAAAGCCTTTGAGCACTCCGGGAAATGATGCACCAGTTTCTACGAAAGATGAAAATGTATGAGTATTCTGAAATCCGTCAGTTTGATTTTTGCGACAGAGGTCTAATGTCTAATGCTCAATACTGCTGTCATCTCCACAGTGGCCATACAAAGGTCGAGACAAGGACAAGTCTTTCCTCTATGAGATTGTGGCAAACAAGCTTAATGGGATCGATGTGGACAAATTTGACTACTTTGCCAGGTGGAGTTTGCTTAAACTAAAACAGTTACTGATGTAGAGTGAGGAACTACAACTGTGTGTATTACTTCCCCAGAACAATTACTGTGATTACTTCTAATATAGATGGTGTTCCAAGTCTTTGAAGACTGTAGagtaaaagttttatttttattaatgcaTTTCCTCCCTCTGTCTTGTCTCAGGGACTGTCACCACCTTGGCATCAAGAACAACTTTGACCACCTGCGGTACTTCATGTGTGTCAGGGTGTGTGAAGTGGATGGGCTGAAACACATCTGCTGCAGAGACAAGGTGTATACCCATGCTTTTTAAGCTAGAAAAAACTAAGAGGTTTATCTGAGTGTGTGTTACTTAACCAAAGGCAACAATCTTCACAGGAGGTGGACAATCTGTATGACATGTTCCAAACCAGGAATCGTCTCCATAGAAGAGCCTACCAGCACAAAGTACACATGAATATAGAGATTATGTGAGTACCTAGTCTTCCCAATGTTGGTACTATGCAGTAAAATGTTCctgaatgttttttaaaaagctgttgATTTCTATCCAGGATCAAGGATGCCTTCTTAAAAGCTAATCCATACATCAAGATCAGTGGATCAAAAAGGGAAGAGAATGGAAGGGAATCAGAAAAGAAGATGTTCACTCTCTCTACAGCCAAAAATGACATGGAGGCCTACACCAAACTGACAGGTCAGTGGATGCCAAATTTAAAGACAAATTGAACCAAGAATAGATTATTTACAAGTTTTTGGTAAGTACAAGTATCACGGCAGGTGTAAGCAGCAGGAGCTCAAGAAATAGGCTTGACCTCAGGAACATAACGGAGCAAGCTGGACATTCAAAGTGGAATCAAATAGAGTGAGTTTAGACAGAGTGGGGCAAGAGTTGAGCCATGGATTGGACAACTTGAATCAAAGCGGTACTTTTCTGATCCTTGGCCCTCTCAATCCAGTATAGGTGATAACGGCCTTGTTATGGACAGTGTACATGAAGTATCTGACAGACCTTGTAAACAGATTagtcattagcccctttcacactgcgacccactaccttagcgggtccaaattgcaccttcgacccgcgtcgagcaatgtgaacgcttggcgtgtcagggtgacccgtgtcgcctgaagccgagttcagggggagttgcctagtggcagagcgtcacacgaaacacataaaatgctgggcgtgtacaatgacgtaggcacaagccatgcgtcggaggtagggttaaatacacctgtctgcatcaaatttttcaaacaaacgatggcgggacaccttgagaactcgtttttgcaatgcagttcatggagatgttactttacggtgcatgggaaaccgcgctctctttctcgccagcccttccagcagaggtccatccttcaccgtccccgaaatgtggcggtaaataacgtcctctgctcggaggctgaggagctcgcggacctccttgtctccccagttggccatattaaaaaatgtctcgaacttgatgtaggctaaaacagagtaaaacttgtcctcacctgtcgctgttgttctgaatcagctgtccattctgtcttttaaactcctcacgtcacgcccacgtccgacccgcgtcgattgcgttcacatcaaactcggctcggcaaaaagactagggtccgacgcaggtcgaaaggcgagtcgagttgacgcggcagcccgggtcggcagtgtgaacacaacagcggacacgctaaattcgcgaattaaacgcgggttattcggcagtgtgaaaggggctactgataTTCATTTCACTGGTTCTAATAAAGTTTTAATAGTGCAAACAGACCAAGGCTTCCACACTACTGTGTCTGTGTAATGAAGAAACAGTAGTGTTGAAGTGTTCGTCTGTTTGCACTATTGAATTGCATTAGAATCAGTGAGTTGAGGCCTTCTAAACTCCTGTTAGACTTGTATTTCGTGCTGAAACCCCAAAGAATCGCCCTGTTCTTGCTTGTGTTTCTCTCAGAAGGGAAGTTTCAGGCTGATAAGCTGTTGCTGGACCATTTAAACTTATTTTGTCAGCTGGATGAAAAAGTGAAAGTGTGTTCAAGCTGAACTACGCTTATGCTTAGAAGCCATGTGATTTCATGGAGGGTTGGTCTGAAATATTTGTTCTCCAGTTGTTATCGTTTTTATTTCCCACCTTATACTGTCAGTGTTTCTTTTATACCTACACCTACCTTAACAAGTTATTAGGAAACTGCTCTGCAATATAATGATACTTATATTTATACCACTAAAGAAATATTGACCTGTTCTTATGTTTCCTGACCTGTCTTTCActgtatttctgtttgttttgaagaTCAAGTGTTTGAAAAAATACTCCATGAAGAAATTAATGGAGCTAGTGATATTCTGAAGAGGATCCTCTCTCGAAAACTGTACAAGTATCTGGGTCAAGCCAAGGTGGGTCAAACATTTGGAGGAAAATTTTTTGTTTGCGCCTGCTGTAGTAATTTTTGTTCACACTGaaattatataatatataatatgctGTGAATATACTGTGTGTGGTTAAGACTTAATAAATTTGTgtattgttttttcacttttcactgacaaaagagagaagctcaaccaaaaaagaaaatatcagaCGTAAGTAGAAGAACTGGGTTAAGAATATAagagaaaaataacaataaaagcaataaaataagTGTTCCATCTCTTAGCAAACAGTTAGAAGTTAGAAAGAACACTTGGCCACGTCAGATCAGCAAGAGCAAGACAACTCTGTCTTATTGGCTGTATTACAATGATCTTAAAATCTTAATCAAGATcaacttttttaaatttggGATACCAATTGCTTTTGCTACTTATTCTTTTAGTGTATGTGAACACTTTCAAAGATTTAGAGACTGACACTCGATGACATGACTCACAAGTTCTTCTTCAATTCAGGCCCTAAAACTTGACATAAAAACTAGACAAACTTTTGACTTTTGTAGGCTTATTAAGAACAGTGTAGTTAACTCTGCCTGGATAGtatagtggtaagattgccatcTTACATGTGGgagacctgggttcaaatctccTGCATCAAAAGTACTTTATCAAATATGGGTcattaggcaagacccccttaccttATCTGCctaccagtgtgagttgctttggataaaaccgtctgccaaatgcataaacacaaTACAGTTTACctagcttttttttatttaaaatgccAATCCAGTATCCCATTCCCATGTCCCAACATAGGTTGTATTTGAACATTTGGACTAAaatcacaaacacatacaataaATTACCTAAAACACGTGTTTGAGTTTCACCACACATATAAAAGCAAGTGGAGCTTCACCATGAGGGAATGGCAGAAATGACAAAAGATTACATCTCAAAATTGGACTCCACCCCACATTctgccattcattttctatactaTCCATTCTGCAGTCCATATAGTTAATTTGGTCATTATTGGGTAAAGGTTTATTACAATCATTAAAGTTGTAAACAATTGAACTGAAGAAAATACCACTTTTCTTTTAAACGGGGGAGCACAGAAGAATCCAGATCCACCAGGAGAAATATCAGAGGTAAGAATAAGAAGAGAGTGaagataataaaacaaaaataacaataaaagcaaTAAACTAAGTGTTCCATCTCTTAGGAAACAATTGAAACTTTGAAAACTGCGCTGGCATTGGGCATCTCCGACAGGAGACAAGACTTCGAAGTTTGTGTGAGTTTTCTGTCTTACTGGCTGTACGACACTGACCTTAAAATCTTTAAATTCCCAAAAGCAATCCCAGCAGAATGATGTGATTTAGTTCATTTTTTCATGATTTAATCACAGTTGCACACTGAGGTCAAGAAATTCTCAACAATCCAAATTCCACTTGCTTGAATCCTGATCATTGCCTCTTTCTGCTATATTTAGCACGTGATGTGAAAGATGTTTCTTTACTACCACAGAGATATTATCCATTTGTAAATGTTAACAGTTTTCTCTCCAACACCTCTCTTTTAGGTTGTCCGTTTTGACTATGGGATGAAAGACAAGGATCCCATCGAAAACGTCTATTTCTACACAAAGAGTAACCCGACCACAGCATTCAGTATCCCCAGAGATCAGGtcagaacaacagaaaaaatGTGATGTTAGTATTTGTTGGCAGGAGCTGTTCATCACTTGTGCGTATTTCTTTGTGAGACAACCTTGGGTAAGGTTACAATTCAAATGTTAATGTCATCATTGTTGTCAGGTGTCAAGACTCCTCCCAGAACACTTTTCTGAGAAGATCATCAGGGTCTACTGGAAAAAGCCGGACGATGACACTGCAGACCCTAAAACACTCTTTGAAGGCTGGTGTGAGAGCAAAGGCTTTACGGTAATATTTGGGCTAAAGTtgttaaatacaataaatacaaatacaacaATTATTTGTACttacaaaacaacagcaaatgttaGCAGCGACAGTGGAGTCTTTCCCTGCTGAATCTCTCACTGGACACTTTTTGCTTCTACTTATGCATTTTTTTTCGCTGTCTTTATTTCAGCACACAATGGAGTGACGCATTGAAAATGGTGATGAAGTAAAAGATGGCACAAGAAGattaaaaggaaaagaaacaatcAGCTGCTCTGTGGTGAATTTTAATGAAAAGGTTTAGCAGACTATAGTGACCTACACCATGTATGTCCAGAAAGAAATGAGGACACAAGTGTGTAACGAATGAATTGTTTCATATTCAGCTTTGTTCTACAGTAAGTAATCTGCATATGTATTTAGGGTTAACTAGGGTTATGCTTCCATGTTTCTTTCTCAAGAAGTAAATGAAACCTGCAAACTAAaagacagctgactgtggaagcTGTAAACCA
This window contains:
- the LOC142390137 gene encoding deoxynucleoside triphosphate triphosphohydrolase SAMHD1-like; translation: MASGTDTSSINHTGKLFNDSIHGHIELHPLLVKIIDTPQFQRLRNIKQLGGCYYVYPGASHNRFEHSIGVAHLAGELAKSLKSRQPELKIDDRDILCVQIAGLCHDLGHGPFSHLYDTMFIPEALKKPKDDPKDPKDPKDEKWQHEDASIRMFDHLVKENGLKSEMENDLVFIKELILGKPLSTPGNDAPVSTKDENWPYKGRDKDKSFLYEIVANKLNGIDVDKFDYFARDCHHLGIKNNFDHLRYFMCVRVCEVDGLKHICCRDKEVDNLYDMFQTRNRLHRRAYQHKVHMNIEIMIKDAFLKANPYIKISGSKREENGRESEKKMFTLSTAKNDMEAYTKLTDQVFEKILHEEINGASDILKRILSRKLYKYLGQAKREAQPKKKISDKNPDPPGEISEETIETLKTALALGISDRRQDFEVCVVRFDYGMKDKDPIENVYFYTKSNPTTAFSIPRDQVSRLLPEHFSEKIIRVYWKKPDDDTADPKTLFEGWCESKGFTHTME